The following DNA comes from Pseudomonas sp. Tri1.
CTGTTTGCACGTCCTGCAACCCGGCCCACCGCAACAACGCGCTGCTGGCCTGGGGCGACTCGAACAGCCCATGCAGGTAGGTGCCGAACACCTGTCCGTCGAGGCTCTGGGCGCCGTCGCAACGGCCGTCCTCCAGATGCACCGCCGGGTGTTCAAGGGCCGGGCCGGTGGTCACGCCCGCGTGAATTTCGTAGCCGCTAACCTCAGCCTCTTCCAAGGCCAATCGCCCGCGCACATTGCGCAGTTGTTTCTCATGTTCCAGGGTCGTTTCGAAGGCCAGCAGGCCCAGCCCGGCACTGGAACCCGCCGCACCTTCGAGCCCCAGCGGATCGTGGACCTGCTGGCCGAGCATCTGCAAACCGCCGCAGATGCCCAGCAACTTGCCGCCGTAGCGCAAGTGACGCTGGATCGCCGTGTCCCAACCGTTGGCGCGCAGGTAGGCCAGGTCGCTGCGCACGCTTTTCGAACCGGGCAGGATGATCAGGTCGGCCGGCGGGATGGTTTGGCCGGGGCCGATGAATTGCAGGTCGACCTGCGGGTGCAGGCGCAGCGGATCGAAATCGGTGTGGTTGCTGATGCGCGGCAAGACCGGCACCACCACTTTCAGCACTTGCTCGGCCTTGTCGATCTGACGTTGGTCGAGGCCGTCCTCGGCTTCCAGGTGCAGGTCCATCACGTAGGGCAATACGCCGATCACCGGTTTGCCGGTGCGCGCCTCCAGCCAGTCCAGGCCCGGTTGCAGCAAAGCGATGTCGCCACGAAAACGGTTGATGATGAAGCCCTTGACCCGCGCCTGTTCGCTGGGGGAAAGCAACTCCAGCGTGCCCACCAGATGGGCGAACACCCCGCCGCGATTGATATCGGCGATCAACAGCACCGGGCAGTCCACCGCCTCGGCAAAGCCCATGTTGGCGATGTCACCGGCGCGCAGGTTGATCTCGGCCGGCGAGCCGGCGCCTTCCACCATTACCACCGGATACGCCGCGCTCAAGCGCGCGTGGGAGGCCAGCACCGCTTGCATGGCGACGGCTTTGTAATCGTGATAAGCCACGGCGTTCATGGTGGTGACGGCGCGACCATGGATGATCACCTGGGCGCCGGTGTCGCTGTTGGGCTTGAGCAGCACCGGGTTCATGTCGGTGTGCGGTTCGAGCCCGGCGGCCTGGGCCTGCACGGCTTGGGCGCGACCGATTTCGCCGCCGTCGGCGGTCACGGCGCTGTTGAGGGCCATGTTCTGCGGCTTGAACGGCACCACGCTCACACCTTGGCGCCTGACCCAGCGGCACAGCGCCGTGACCAGAGTACTTTTGCCGGCATCGGAGGTGGTGCCCTGCACCATCACAGTGGTCATTGAATCTCCTTGGCGTAGGCTTCGAGCGCCTGTTCCAGACGCAAGAACTCGGCGTCATCCGCCGGAAGCCCGAAGCGCAGGCTGCTGTTGTTGGCAAACAAGCGCAGGAGAATGCCGCGATGGGCCATGAAATCGTGAAGGCCCACGGCATGTTCGGTGACCAGCCATTGGAACAATCCGCAGCCGCCCTGGGGTTTGAAGCCGTGGCGTTCCAGAGTCAGCGCCAGGCGTTGGCTGGTGGCTTCGCAGCGTTGCCGCTGGCGCGCGTGGGCGGCGGTGTCCAGCAGGCACGCCTGGCCCAACACCCGGGTCGGCCCGCTGACGGCCCACGGCCCGACTTGTTCGGCGAGCAACTTGAGCAACCGCCGCTCGGCCAAGACAAACCCCAGGCGGACCCCAGCCAAGCCAAAGAACTTGCCGAACGAACGCAGCACGATCAGCCCGACCTGATGGGTATGAGCGGCCAGGCTCAGCGGCGGCGTGATGTCCATAAAGGCCTCGTCCACCACCAGCCAGCCACCGCGCTGGGCCAGGCGGGCGTGCCAGTCGAGCAAGCGCTCAGGGTCCAGACTCAGGCCGGTGGGGTTGTTCGGGTTGACCACCACCAGCACGTCGAGGCTGTCGAGGAAGAAATCCACTTCCGACTCCAGCACTTCGCGCACGATGTAGCCGCTGCGGCGCCAGGCTTCGGCGTGCTCGGCGTAGCACGGCGAGAGCACGCCGACCTTGCCGGCCCGACGCAGACGCGGCAACAGCTGGATGGCCATCTGCGAACCGGCCACCGGCAGCACATCCAACGCACCGTAGTAATCGCAGGCGGCCTGCTCCAAGCCGTCATCGGTTTCCGGCAGGCGCGCCCAGGCTCGCAGGGGAATCGCCGGGACCTCGAATGGCCAAGGCGCCAGGCCGCTGGACAAGTCGAGCCAGTCGGCCTCGGCAATCCCGTATTGCCGGGCCGCGTTGCGCAGGCGTCCACCGTGCTCAAGCATAAAACTCAGCTCCCAGGCAGAGAATCAGCAACCACAACCATACCCCGCGCTGGACCAATTGCCAGCCGCGATCAATGGAATCGGCATTCGCCGGCACGCCCTCGCCCTCGCCCAGCGGTGGACGTTGGTGCAGTTCGCCGTGATACACCGCCGCGCCGCCCAGCTCGACGCCCAATGCGCCAGCACCGGCGGCCATCACCGGCCCGGCATTGGGGCTGTCCCAGGTCGGGCCCTGGCTGCGCCAGCATTTGAGCGCCAAGCGAGTTTGACCGAGCACGGCGTAGGTCAAAGCCACCAGACGTGCGGGAATGTAGTTGAGCACGTCGTCGATTTTCGCCGCTGCCCAGCCGAAGCGCTCGAAGCGTTCGTTGCGATAGCCCCACATAGCGTCGAGGGTATTGCTCAGCCGGTAGAGCACCACGCCGGGCGCACCGGCCACGGCGAACCAGAACAGCGCGGCAAACACCGCGTCGCTGCCGTTTTCCAGCACCGACTCGGTGGCGGCGCGGGCCACAGCGGTTTCATCCAGTTCAGCGGTTTCGCGGCTGACCAGATAGCCAACACGCTTGCGCGCCTCGTCCAGATCGCCGCTGCGCAGCGCCCGGGCCACCGGCTCGACATGTTCACCGAGGCTGCGCAGGCCGAGGGCGCAATACAATGCGAGGATGTCCACCAGCCAGCCCACCATCGGTGCCCAGGACAGGGCTGTGACCAGCAAGGTCAACGGCACCACAGCGATGATCCACGCCGTCACTCCGTGGCTGCGCCAGCCACGGCCGCCGGAATTGAAGCGTTGTTCGATACGGTCGGCAAAGCCGCCGAATGCCACCAACGGATGCCAGCGCCGGGGCTCGCCCAGCAGCGCATCCAGCGCCACTGCGGCGGCACTGAGCAACGCCACACTCATGGGCTCACTCCCCAATGGTTTTCATACAGCAGTTCATTCAGCGAACGCGGTTGCGCCCAGCCTTCCAGGGCAAGCATCGGCGCCGGGTAAAAAGCCTCGACCGGGCCCAGGCAGAGGATCGCCAGTGGCTTGGCGCCCGCCGGCAGGCCCAGCAGATCGGCCAGGGCCTGGGGTTCGAACAACGACACCCAGCCCATCCCCAACCCTTCGGCGCGGGAAGCCAGCCAAAGGTTCTGGATCGCGCAGGACAGCGAAGCCAGGTCCATTTCCGGCAAGGTCCGCCGACCGAAGATGTGCCGCTCGCGATCCTCCATCAACGCCGCCACCAGCACCTCGGCGCAATCGTCGATGCCTTCGACCTTGAGCTTCATGAATTCATCGCTGCGCTCACCCAGGGCCTCGGCGGTGCGGATGCGTTCCTGTTCCACCTGTTCACGGATCTGCCCGCGCAAGGCGCGGTCGCTGATGCGGATGAACCGCCAGGGTTGCATCAGGCCGACGCTGGGGGCCTGGTGCGCGGCTTCCAGCAGACGACGCAGCAAGGCCGGTTCGACCGTACCGCCGGTGAAGTGGCGCATGTCACGGCGCTCGGCGATGGCGCGGTAGATCGCATCGCGTTCGGCCTGGGAAAAAGCGGTATCTGTCATGGCCTCTTCGCGAGCAAGCTCGCTCCCACACTGGCTGGCGCTGCACTTGAGATCACTGGGTCCCCTGCGGGGGCGAGCTTGCTCGCGATAGCGGGCTCAAGTCCGGGCGCAAACAACGCGGCAATCGCCCTGGGATTGGACGGAAAATAAAAATGCACATAAGAAGCCGTCATCCGCCCCTGCCGGAAAACCGCCTCCGCTCCTCGCCCGCCATTCGGGCTATGGCCACGGGCAATCGGTTCAAGCTCGGTGCTGGTCAAGGAATGATGATAGGTGTGCCCACGCAGGGAACCTTCCGGCAAATCCACCGCTTGCAGCGCCAGGGCCGCCAGACGCTTTTGCATCTGCGCATCACCGGCGAGCAAACCCAGCAGTTCAGCACGGGTGCCGTCGACGTCGGTCAATGAATCGAGCAGATACAACATGCCGCCACATTCGGCGAGTAACGGTTTGTCGGCAGCGTGATGAGCCCGGATCGCCGCCAGCATCGGCGTGTTCCGGGCCAACGCAACGTGGTGCAATTCCGGATAACCGCCGGGCAGATAGAGGCTGTCCGCCTCGGGCAGTTCGGTGTCATGGATCGGCGAAAAGAAGCTCAGTTGCGCACCCATGGCCCGCAGCAGATCAAGGCTGGCGCCATAGGTGAAGGCAAACGCTTCGTCCCGGGCCACGGCGATACGCACACCGTCGAGCCACGGCTGCGGGGTAATCAGCTCAGGCGCGGCGAACGCCACCGCCGGCGGCAGCGCCACTTCACAACTGCCGGCCAAGGCCTCGGCTGCCGCGTCGAGGCGCAGGTCGAGGTCATTCAATTCGCTGGCCTGGACCAACCCGAGGTGACGGCTGGGTAATTCGATACCGGTTTCCCGGGACAGCGCGCCGTACCAACGCAGGCCTTCGGTGAGGCTGCCTTCGAGCAATTGCGCGTGGCGCAAGGTGCCGACGCGGTTGGCCAAGACCCCGGCGAACGGCAAGTCCGGCTGATAATGGGCCAGGCCCAAGGCCAGGGCGCCGAAGGTCTGGGCCATGGCCGTGCCATCGATCACCGCCAGCACCGGCACGCCAAAATGCCGCGCCAGATCGGCGCTGGACGGCGTGCCGTCGAACAACCCCATCACCCCTTCGATCAGGATCAGGTCCGCCTCGGCGGCGGCTTCCCACAACAGCCGGCGGCTTTCCTGCTCGCCGACCATCCACATATCCAATTGATAGACCGGCGCGCCGCTGGCCCGCTCCAGGATCATCGGGTCGAGGAAGTCCGGGCCGCACTTGAAGACGCGCACCTTACGCCCCTGGTTGCGATGCAAACGCGCCAGGGCCGCGGTGACGGTGGTCTTGCCCTGCCCCGAGGCCGGGGCGGCGATCAGCACCGCCGGGCAGTGGCGAGCATCACTCACAGTTCGACGCCTTTCTGCGCCTTGATGCCGGCCTGGAACGCGTGCTTGATCATGCCCATTTCGGTGACGGTGTCGGCCAGCTCGATCATCTCCGGCTTGGCACCACGCCCGGTCACCACCACATGCTGCATCGGTGGGCGGGCTTGCAGATCACTGAGGACTTGATCGAGGTCGAGGTAGCCGTGCTTGAGGGCGATATTCAATTCGTCGAGCACCACCAGGCCGATGGACGGATCGCTGAGCAATTGCCGCGATACAGCCCAGGCGGCCTCGGCGGCGGCGATGTCGCGCTGGCGATCCTGGGTTTCCCAAGTGAAGCCTTCGCCCATGACGTGAAAGCGCACCTGCTCCGGGAAGCGGCGGAAAAACAGCTCCTCACCGGTGCTGCTGCGGCCCTTGATGAACTGCACCACGCCGCATTGCATGCCGTGCCCCATGGACCGCGCCAGCATGCCAAACGCCGAGCTGCTCTTGCCCTTGCCGTTGCCGGTCAGCACCAGCAGCAGGCCGCATTCGTTCGGCGAGTTGGCGATGCGCTCGTCGATCACGGCTTTCTTGCGCAGCATGCGCGCCAGGTGGCGTTCGTCGCGATCGGGGGTGTCGGTCATGGAAGCTCTCCGTTGAGATTGGATAACGGCGGGCGGGCATAAAAAGGACGGCAGCGAGCCTGGCATCGCCCACCGTGATGCCGTTGGATGGATCAGGCCGGTCTCCGGGCTCATGAGCGGCGCAATGCCGGGCTGTGCGCCTTCCCATGTCGGCGACACAGTGGCTTAGGCACAGCGTTGACTCATTTACCGTTGCGGGGGCAGCGCCGGGTTCGTGTGCACTCACCGGCTTCCCTGTTTCACTCTGTCGACCGTGGTCACAGAGCACCTGAAACAAGCGGCGAAGGTTAGAGGGTTGGGGGTGGAGCGTCAATTAAAGCCGCCTGTCGGGGCAATCATTGGCGCCCATCAATAAAGTGACGCCAATCTTGTGTGATTCTGCGGCAAGTGATATCAAAGCGACACTACGACCCGATATCACAAAAACAAGAGGGCAAAGCATGCAAGGGATGATCATCAGCAATCCAAAACTGGAATTCCTGCGCCCGGTGCTGGAACGTTGGTTTGACTGCATCGATCGCTACAACGCCGTGCGGGGCGATAACGACACGCCTTACTGGTTCGATGAAAAAGCCAACCTCGGCTTGCTGTCGGCTGCCGCCTGGATGGCGGAGATGGTCACGCTGCAAAACACCCCGACCCGCAAGCAGAATGAAGAAGGCGAACGCAACGTCAGCGCCGATTTGTTCATCGCCAGCACCGATGAGCGCGCCTTCATCCAGGCCACGCAACGCTGGCCCAAGGTCAACAACCTGAACCTGACCCAACCCCTGTCCGAGGCCGCCAGCGATGCCAAGCGCATCAGCTATTCCAGCGACCTGAAGCTGGGCTGCCTGTTCGTCGCGCCGCAAAAAGCCCAGCAGAGCGCCACGCCCGAAGAACTGCAGGACATGATCGACGACTTGCAGAAGGAAAACACCTGCGCCGTGGCCTGGTACTTTCCCTATGCCTACCGCAAGTTGCGAAACGAGGCCGGTCAATACCATCCTGGCATCGCCATGCTGTTCAAACAGGCCCACGGTTGACTCAATCCACGCTAGAACCGCGGGAGAAACTGTGGGAGCGCGCTTGCTTGCGATAGCGGCGGGCCAGTCAATAACAATGCATCTGACGGACCGCTATCGCGAGCAAGCTCGCCCCCACAGGTCGCTTACCTGCTGACACGCGCCTGCAGTTGAACCATCGCATGCCTACGCTTCTCTATGAATAACTACATGCATTCATAGGGAAGCCAGCATGCTCAAGCCACCGCACCTCCTG
Coding sequences within:
- a CDS encoding cobyric acid synthase, whose protein sequence is MTTVMVQGTTSDAGKSTLVTALCRWVRRQGVSVVPFKPQNMALNSAVTADGGEIGRAQAVQAQAAGLEPHTDMNPVLLKPNSDTGAQVIIHGRAVTTMNAVAYHDYKAVAMQAVLASHARLSAAYPVVMVEGAGSPAEINLRAGDIANMGFAEAVDCPVLLIADINRGGVFAHLVGTLELLSPSEQARVKGFIINRFRGDIALLQPGLDWLEARTGKPVIGVLPYVMDLHLEAEDGLDQRQIDKAEQVLKVVVPVLPRISNHTDFDPLRLHPQVDLQFIGPGQTIPPADLIILPGSKSVRSDLAYLRANGWDTAIQRHLRYGGKLLGICGGLQMLGQQVHDPLGLEGAAGSSAGLGLLAFETTLEHEKQLRNVRGRLALEEAEVSGYEIHAGVTTGPALEHPAVHLEDGRCDGAQSLDGQVFGTYLHGLFESPQASSALLRWAGLQDVQTVDYHGLRERDIERLADLVERHLDTGVLRELCGI
- the cobD gene encoding threonine-phosphate decarboxylase CobD — its product is MLEHGGRLRNAARQYGIAEADWLDLSSGLAPWPFEVPAIPLRAWARLPETDDGLEQAACDYYGALDVLPVAGSQMAIQLLPRLRRAGKVGVLSPCYAEHAEAWRRSGYIVREVLESEVDFFLDSLDVLVVVNPNNPTGLSLDPERLLDWHARLAQRGGWLVVDEAFMDITPPLSLAAHTHQVGLIVLRSFGKFFGLAGVRLGFVLAERRLLKLLAEQVGPWAVSGPTRVLGQACLLDTAAHARQRQRCEATSQRLALTLERHGFKPQGGCGLFQWLVTEHAVGLHDFMAHRGILLRLFANNSSLRFGLPADDAEFLRLEQALEAYAKEIQ
- the cbiB gene encoding adenosylcobinamide-phosphate synthase CbiB: MSVALLSAAAVALDALLGEPRRWHPLVAFGGFADRIEQRFNSGGRGWRSHGVTAWIIAVVPLTLLVTALSWAPMVGWLVDILALYCALGLRSLGEHVEPVARALRSGDLDEARKRVGYLVSRETAELDETAVARAATESVLENGSDAVFAALFWFAVAGAPGVVLYRLSNTLDAMWGYRNERFERFGWAAAKIDDVLNYIPARLVALTYAVLGQTRLALKCWRSQGPTWDSPNAGPVMAAGAGALGVELGGAAVYHGELHQRPPLGEGEGVPANADSIDRGWQLVQRGVWLWLLILCLGAEFYA
- the bluB gene encoding 5,6-dimethylbenzimidazole synthase, with protein sequence MTDTAFSQAERDAIYRAIAERRDMRHFTGGTVEPALLRRLLEAAHQAPSVGLMQPWRFIRISDRALRGQIREQVEQERIRTAEALGERSDEFMKLKVEGIDDCAEVLVAALMEDRERHIFGRRTLPEMDLASLSCAIQNLWLASRAEGLGMGWVSLFEPQALADLLGLPAGAKPLAILCLGPVEAFYPAPMLALEGWAQPRSLNELLYENHWGVSP
- a CDS encoding cobyrinate a,c-diamide synthase, which encodes MSDARHCPAVLIAAPASGQGKTTVTAALARLHRNQGRKVRVFKCGPDFLDPMILERASGAPVYQLDMWMVGEQESRRLLWEAAAEADLILIEGVMGLFDGTPSSADLARHFGVPVLAVIDGTAMAQTFGALALGLAHYQPDLPFAGVLANRVGTLRHAQLLEGSLTEGLRWYGALSRETGIELPSRHLGLVQASELNDLDLRLDAAAEALAGSCEVALPPAVAFAAPELITPQPWLDGVRIAVARDEAFAFTYGASLDLLRAMGAQLSFFSPIHDTELPEADSLYLPGGYPELHHVALARNTPMLAAIRAHHAADKPLLAECGGMLYLLDSLTDVDGTRAELLGLLAGDAQMQKRLAALALQAVDLPEGSLRGHTYHHSLTSTELEPIARGHSPNGGRGAEAVFRQGRMTASYVHFYFPSNPRAIAALFAPGLEPAIASKLAPAGDPVISSAAPASVGASLLAKRP
- the cobO gene encoding cob(I)yrinic acid a,c-diamide adenosyltransferase, with the translated sequence MTDTPDRDERHLARMLRKKAVIDERIANSPNECGLLLVLTGNGKGKSSSAFGMLARSMGHGMQCGVVQFIKGRSSTGEELFFRRFPEQVRFHVMGEGFTWETQDRQRDIAAAEAAWAVSRQLLSDPSIGLVVLDELNIALKHGYLDLDQVLSDLQARPPMQHVVVTGRGAKPEMIELADTVTEMGMIKHAFQAGIKAQKGVEL